Part of the Sphingomonadaceae bacterium OTU29LAMAA1 genome, GCTTGACGATCCAGCCGGTCGCGCCGGCGGAGCGCGCGCGATTCTTCTTCTCGTCGGAACTCTCGGTGGTCAGCACCAGGATCGGCAGGTTGCGATGGCGATCCTCCGCACGCACCTTTTCGATCAGGCCGAAGCCGTCGAGCCGGGGCATGTTGATGTCGGTGATCAGCAGGTCGGGTTCGATCCCGTCGAGCCGCTCCAGCGCATGGACACCGTCCTCGGCCTCCAGCACCTTGTAGCCGAGATCGGTCAATGCCGCCTTCAGCAGCATGCGCATGCTGGGCGAATCGTCCACGGTCATGATCGTACCGGACACGGATTTTCCTTCGTTGGGGGAATGTTGCATCAGAAGAACTCCACATCGCCGAGCTGTGCGGCGGGGATCGGAGGCGCGACGAGGCGGGGGCGTTCCGCGGGCCGGTCGGCGGCGATGCGGCACCGGGCGAGGCCCAGCGTCGGCCGGAATTCGACGCGCCGCGCACCGTGCCCGCCGACATCCTCGCCGACCAGCGCGATGCGCTCGTCACGCAGGAAGCGCCTGGCGAACAGTGCGTTGGTCGCGCCGATATCGCGGAACCCGTCGCGCAGGCTAGCGCCGCCATAGATGCGCGCCTTCAGGTTGGAGCGCGACGCGCCCATCGCCATCATGGCGTTGATCAGCACCTCCATCGCATAGACGCCGTAACGCTGCAGCGAGCGCACGTCGGTGTCGCCGTTGCCGGGTTCCGCCAGCAGGAAGTGGTTGAGGCCGCCGACTTTCGCGACCGGATCGTACAGGCAGGCCGAGATGCAGCTGCCGAGCACCGTCGTCATGATGACGCCGGCATCGTTCGATACCCTGGTCTCGCCCTGCATGATCGTCATGCGGACGAGGCCATCGGCCGGTCTGGGCAAGGCGCTCACGCCCGGCATTCCGACAGCAGCCGTGCGGCGATCCGCGCGAGCGGCAGCTGGACGGTCACTGCACCGATCCGGTGTGCGGCGGCGGGCATGCCGTAGACGACGCAGCTCTCTTCGTCCTGGCCGATGGTCATCGCTCCCCTTTCTTTCATGATCTTGAGTCCTTCCGCGCCATCCGCCCCCATGCCGGTCAGGATCGCTCCGACCGCCGATGCGCCGGCCCAGCGTGCGACCGACAGGAACAGGCGATCGACCGAGGGACGGTGGCCGCTCATCTTTTCGTCCACGACCAGCCGGCAGCGGCGCAGCGGCCCGCCAGTGATTTCGCAATGATGCGTGCCCCCCGGCGCGACATAGACGTGGCCCGGTTGCAGCGGTGCACCCGACCGGGCGACGCTGACGTGCGGTGCCGACAGGCGGTCGAGCCGTGCGGCGAAGGTCGGGACATAGGCCTCGGGCATATGCTGCACGATCACCGTCGGCGGGCAGTTGGCGGGAAAGCCGGACAGCAGCTCGATCAGCGTCTCGACGCCGCCGGTCGACGATCCGATCGCGATCATCGCATCGGCACGAGGGACGTAGCCCTGCGGCGGCTGCCCGGTTTCCGCGACGAAGCGAGGTCGGACCCGGCTGTTCGCAGCGGCCTTGACCAGCCTCGTGAGTTCTTCGCCCAGATCGCTGCCGAATGCCCGGTCGGGCTTCTGGTAGCAATCGAACGCACCCAGTTCGAGCGCGCGGACCGTCGCATCGGCGCCGCGCCCGGTCAGCGTCGACAGCATGACGACGGGCATCGGTCGCAGCCGCATGATCTTGTCGAGGAATTCCAGCCCGTTCATGCCGGGCATCTCGATGTCGAGCGTGATGACGTCCGGCGCCAGCTGCTTGATCATGTCGCGTGCGGAGGCGGTGCCGTCGGCGGTGCCGACCACCTCGATGTCCGGATCCTGCGACAGAGTGTGCGACACCATCGCGCGCATCGTCGGCGAATCGTCGACGATCAGCACACGCGTGCATGGCCGCGGCCGTCGCATGCCCGATGGCGCGGCCGGATCGGTGATGCTCATGCGTCGTTCTTCAGGAACGTCGTGCGACCGACGCAGGTGAAGCGCGTGGCGACGGATGCCGCCAGCCGTTCGGAATGACCGATGTACAGGAACCCGCCGGGCGCCAGCTGATCGGCGAGCCGGGTCTGCAGCCGCTCCTTGGTCGGCTCGTCGAAATAGATCATGACGTTACGGCAAAAAATCGCGTCGAACCGGCCCTTGATCGGCCATGGCTCGATCAGGTTGAGCTTGCGGAAGCTGACACGGTCGCGGATCAGCGGGTGAACCTCCGCGCGATCGTCCACCTTGGTCATCCACGTCGAGCGCAGCGGTAGCGGAACGCCCGCGGCGGTATCCAGCGCGTAGCGGCCGGCGGCGGCGGCAGCCAGGATCTCGGTCGACAGGTCGGTGGCGAGGATGCGCAGATCGGTGCGCGACAGGCGCTGGCCGGTGCCGCGCTCCTTGCCGAACATCGCCATCAGCAGCGAATAGGGCTCCTCGCCGCTCGAGCAGGCGGCGGACCATATCCGCACCTTGCCGCGCGCGGACAGGCGCTGTTCCAGCGCGGGCCAGGCATGTTCCATGAAATGGTCGAAATGGTGCGATTCACGGAAGAAGCTGGTGTGATTGGTGGTCAGCGCGTTCAGGGCGGCGGTGCGTTCCTTCGCATCGTGGCCGATCAGCGCGATATAGTCGGCGAAATTGGTCAGGCGGCATGACCGCACGCGGGGTGCGAGACGGCCGTAGACCAATTGCATCTTGCCGGGCGGCAGCAGGATCGCCGATTCCTCGTAGACCATGGCGCTGATCGCCTGATGATCGGCGGGCGTGAAATGAAATTCGGCTTGCCGGTCGCCGGTGCGGGCTGCGGCGCTCATGCCGCCAGTCCGATCGGTGCGGCGACGAGCCGGGGATCGCGTCGCCAGCGCGAGATCAGGGCATCGACGTCGAGGATCAGCGCGACGCGGCCGTCGCCCAGGATGGTGGCGCCTGCAAGGCCGGGAATCGCCTCGTAATTGGCCTCCAGGCTTTTCACAACCACCTGGCGCTGGTCCTGGATCGAGTCGACCATCAGCACGGCCTGGCCGGTATCCGATTCGACGACGATCAGCACCGCCTGCGAGGGATCGCTCTGCGCGCCGTGGATGCCGAGCTGTTCGGCGACGCGATGCACCGGCACGTACGATCCGCGGACGTCGAGCAGCGAGGCGGTCGGACCGAGCACCTTCACGCCCGCATCGGTCGGGCGCAGGCTTTCGACGATGTGGCTCAACGGAATGACGAAGGTCTGGTCGCCGACGGTGACGATCATGCCGTCGAGCACCGCCAGCGTCAGCGGCAGCGACAGCGCGAAGCTGGAGCCGGAACCGAAGTTGGAATTGATCCCGATCCGCCCGCCCAATGCCTGGACGTTCTTGCGCACCACATCCATGCCGACGCCCCGGCCGGAAATGTTGGACACGGTTGCCGCGGTCGAGAAGCCCGGTGCGAAGATCAGATTGTCGATATCCTCGTCGCTCAGCACCGCATCGGCAGCGATGATGCCACGCTCCACCGCCTTGCCGCGGACACGCGTACGGTCGATGCCACGTCCGTCGTCGGCGACGGTGATGACGATCCGTCCGGAATGATGCGCGGCGGACAGGGTGACCACACCCTCTTCGGACTTGCCGGCGGCGAGGCGGTCGGCGGGTGTTTCGAGGCCGTGATCGACGGCGTTGCGGATCAGGTGAGTGAGCGGTTCGCCGATCCGTTCGACAACGGTCTTGTCGACCTCCGTCATCTCGCCGACGATATCCAGGCGGACCCGTTTGCCGGTTTCCAGCTCCAGTTCGCGGATGATCCGCGGCACGCGGCTGAACACCGTCTTCATCGGCTGCGCGCGGATCGCCATCGTCGATTCCTGCAACTCGCGGGTCAGGTGATCGAGGTCGGTCAGCTCGCTGATCCCGCCCATCGCATGTTCCGACAGGCGCTGCGCGAGCATCGCCTGGGTGATGACCAGCTCGCCGACCAGGTTCACGAGCCGGTCCAGCTTGTCGAGGTCGACGCGGATCGTCTGTGCCGGGGGCGGTACGGCGGAACGCGACGCGGCGGCATCGGCGATCGGTACGATCGTCGCGACCGGCGTGATCCCTGCCGGTGGCGCGATCGCCGGTTCGACCGTCGGCTCGTCTCCGTCATCGAGATCGGTCGCGGTGTCTTCGACCGGCGCGGCGACATCGGCGCGGGTCAGGGTGAGTTCGCATGCACCCATGAATTCGAAGATCGCGCGGATATCGTCCTCTGCGGCCTCAGCCGGGACGATCACCGTCCAACCGAGATACGAACGATCGGGCCGAAGGTCGTCGAGCAGCGGCAGGCGCGATACATCGACCGAGACCGTCTCGCCGTCGAGCATCCCCAGTTCGCGCAGCAGCAGCAGCGGATCGCCGCCGTTTTCCAGCGCATCGATACCGGGGACGAAGGTCACCCGCCACTCGCCCACACCGGCGGGCGTCGCGGCCGGCGCTTCGCAGAGCGCGAACAGGTCGTCGAAATCGTCGAGCGGAGGCGTGGACGGCACGACATCGGCCACCGTCGTCGGCGTAGCCGCCGCGACCAGACGGGCCAGCATCGCGGTGTCGACCGGCGCATCGCCGCCATCACGTGCCGCGGCGACATGATCGGCCAGCATGTCGAACGCGCTGACGATCGTGCCGAGCAGGTCGGGTGTCAGCGACAGCGTGGCGTTGCGGACCAGATCGAGCAGCGTTTCGTATTCATGGGTGAACGCCTGCAACCGTTCATGCCCGAACGCTCCCGCGCCGCCCTTGATCGAATGCACGGCGCGAAAGATCGTGTTGATCGTCTCGTGATCGTAGTCGCCCTGCCGGACGAGGGCGAAGCTCGCCTCCATCATCGCGAGGCCTTCGTCGCATTCCTGGAAGAATATCTGCTGGATCTCGTCGAGATTCATCATGCGTCCTTTCAGACGACCGGATCGCGCACGGCGTCGAGCCGGGCGAGGGTGATCATGCGGGCGAGGGCGTCGCTCGGGTTATCGAGTCGAAAGCCGACGCCGCGCGCGATGGCGGTGAGGCGGGCGCTGGCCAGGACCTGAAGGCAGGCCTGCCCGATCCGCGCGACCTCGTTACCGTCGAGGTGCAGGGGTTCGCCACGGTCGATCGATGCGGAGAGCGTGTCACGCAGCGCGGTGGCGGCAGACGTATCGAGCGTGGCGGGGAGCGGATGAGCAGCCATGGTGTGCGACCTTCCCGGGGGGATCAGAATTCGGACCAGTCGTCCGCGGCAACGGCCACGGCGGCGGATCGACCACCGCGCGACTGCGCGGCCAGACGACGGCCCGCATCCGCGGCACGCTGTTGCAGGCGATGCACCGGCTGGTTCGATGCTCCGTTGCCGTTCGCCGCGTGCGACGTACCGTTTTCGATCTTGAAGCGGGCGACATGGCGGGCGAGTTCGTCCGCTTCCGTCGACAGGCTGCGGGCGGCGGCGGTGGCCTCTTCGACCATCGCGGCGTTTTGCTGCGTCACGCCGTCCATCTCGCTGACCGCGGTGTTGACCTGTTGCAGCCCATTGGCCTGCTGGTCGGCGGCGGTGGCGATCTGCGACACCAGCGTGCTGATTTCGGCGATGCGGCCGATGATGCGCTGCAAGGCCTTCCCCGTCTCGCTGACCAGCTCGACGCCGGCGTCAACCTGTTCGGACGACGCCATGATGCGGGTCTTGACGTCCTTGGCGGCCTCGGCGGAGCGCTGGGCGAGCGCACGCACTTCGGATGCGACGACGGCGAATCCGCGTCCAGCATCGCCGGCGCGTGCCGCCTCGACGCCGGCGTTGAGCGCCAGCAGATTGGTCTGGAAGGCGATGCCGTCGATGACCGAGATGATTTCGGAGATCTCGTTCGACGAGCGTTCGATGCCGCTCATCGCGTCGACCGCGCGGCGCACCACCTCACCCGACTGCTCGGCCTCGACGCGCGCTTCCTCGACGACGCCGTTGGCACGGTTCGCGCCGGCTGCGGTCTGACGCACGGTCGAGGTGATCTCGTCCATCGCCGCCGCGGTCTCTTCCAGGCTGGCGGCCTGTTGCTCGGTCCGCTGCGACAGGTCGTCCGACGCCTTGCGGATGTCGATCGCGCCGTTGCTGATCCCGCTGGTCGCTTCGGTCACCGCGGTCATCGTGTCGGCGACGGCGTCCAGCGCGCGGTTGTAATCGGCGCGGAGGCGCTCGTAATCGGCGGGGAAGGCCTGGTCGATCCGGTAGCTGAGGTCGCTGGACGCCAGCCGGGTCAGTCCCTCGCCCAGCGCGGACACCACGACCTGCTGCGCGGCCCCGGCGTGTTGCACCGTCTCGGCGTTCTGCTTGAACACCTCCATCGCCCGGGTCATCCGGCCCACGCAGTCGCGATAGTCGGTGAACTGGATCGGCGCATCCAGATCGCCCGCCGCGAGCGCTTCCATGCGGACGACGGTGGTGACGTAGGGATCGCTGATCATCTTGCCGCTGAGCAGGACCGTGACGACCGTGGTCGCGAACAGCGCAGCCGAGATCCCCATATAGATAGTCGCCTCGGCCGGCATGGCCTGCGCCGCGAGGAACGTGGTCACCACCCCGCCGCCCGCGATCGTGCTGTGGAGGAGAAGGAGCGTCTTGAACTTGGTGCGGATCGGCGCGTTCTTCTTGAACCAGGAAAACATCGGCATGTCCTTCGATCGATTGAGCGGGACGAGCCGGCACGACGTTGGCGACCCGGGAACTCGGGTTATCGACATGGCGGCATCTGCGTCCGTATTGGACAGACAATGGTGAAGGACGGGTAAAGCATGTCGATATTGGACGAATTATTTCACTGATCCGACGGCAAGTCGCGACCTGCGCGCGTCCGTGTGTCGTGCATCGCTGGTTGCAACGAAGGAGAGGGACATGACGTGCTACGGACTGGGCGATGTCGAGCCGGCGATCGGGGCGGACGTGTATGTCGCCCCCGGCGCGCACGTCATCGGCGACGTCATATTGGGTGATCGCGTGTCGATCTGGTTCGGCGCGGTCGTGCGCGGCGACAACGATCCGATCCGCATCGGCGCGGAGAGCAACGTACAGGACGGGGCGATGGTCCACGCCGACCCCGGCGTGCCCACGACGATCGGCCGCGGCGTCACGATCGGCCACCATGCGATCGTCCATGGCGCCACGGTCGGCGACAACAGCCTGATCGGCATGGGCGCGACATTGCTCAATCGCGCGGTGATCGGCGCCGATTCGATCGTCGGGGCGAACGCGCTGGTGACCGAGGGAAAGGCGTTCCCCGCCGGGTCGCTGATCGTCGGCAGTCCGGCGCGCGTGCTACGGCCGCTGACCGACACCGAAATCGCCGGGCTGCGCGTGTCGGCCGCGACCTATGTCGCCAACGCGCGCCGCTATGCCGACGGTTTGCGGCCGGTCTAGCCGTATCGTTCCGCTGCTTCGGCGACGAAGCGAACACATGCCCCCGGTGCGGTGATCGGGATCATGTGGCCGCCATCGATTACCTCGAGCCGCGCGTCCGGGATCTGCCCGGCGGTGCGATGACCGTGCAACGCCGGGTCGAGGATCGCGTCGTCGCGGCCGAACAGGATGGCGGTCGGCACCGTCA contains:
- a CDS encoding STAS domain-containing protein — its product is MAAHPLPATLDTSAATALRDTLSASIDRGEPLHLDGNEVARIGQACLQVLASARLTAIARGVGFRLDNPSDALARMITLARLDAVRDPVV
- a CDS encoding protein-glutamate O-methyltransferase CheR, whose amino-acid sequence is MSAAARTGDRQAEFHFTPADHQAISAMVYEESAILLPPGKMQLVYGRLAPRVRSCRLTNFADYIALIGHDAKERTAALNALTTNHTSFFRESHHFDHFMEHAWPALEQRLSARGKVRIWSAACSSGEEPYSLLMAMFGKERGTGQRLSRTDLRILATDLSTEILAAAAAGRYALDTAAGVPLPLRSTWMTKVDDRAEVHPLIRDRVSFRKLNLIEPWPIKGRFDAIFCRNVMIYFDEPTKERLQTRLADQLAPGGFLYIGHSERLAASVATRFTCVGRTTFLKNDA
- a CDS encoding gamma carbonic anhydrase family protein, which gives rise to MTCYGLGDVEPAIGADVYVAPGAHVIGDVILGDRVSIWFGAVVRGDNDPIRIGAESNVQDGAMVHADPGVPTTIGRGVTIGHHAIVHGATVGDNSLIGMGATLLNRAVIGADSIVGANALVTEGKAFPAGSLIVGSPARVLRPLTDTEIAGLRVSAATYVANARRYADGLRPV
- a CDS encoding response regulator, which gives rise to MSGTIMTVDDSPSMRMLLKAALTDLGYKVLEAEDGVHALERLDGIEPDLLITDINMPRLDGFGLIEKVRAEDRHRNLPILVLTTESSDEKKNRARSAGATGWIVKPFHPDKLAAAIRRVLH
- a CDS encoding chemotaxis response regulator protein-glutamate methylesterase, which codes for MRRPRPCTRVLIVDDSPTMRAMVSHTLSQDPDIEVVGTADGTASARDMIKQLAPDVITLDIEMPGMNGLEFLDKIMRLRPMPVVMLSTLTGRGADATVRALELGAFDCYQKPDRAFGSDLGEELTRLVKAAANSRVRPRFVAETGQPPQGYVPRADAMIAIGSSTGGVETLIELLSGFPANCPPTVIVQHMPEAYVPTFAARLDRLSAPHVSVARSGAPLQPGHVYVAPGGTHHCEITGGPLRRCRLVVDEKMSGHRPSVDRLFLSVARWAGASAVGAILTGMGADGAEGLKIMKERGAMTIGQDEESCVVYGMPAAAHRIGAVTVQLPLARIAARLLSECRA
- a CDS encoding methyl-accepting chemotaxis protein, which produces MPMFSWFKKNAPIRTKFKTLLLLHSTIAGGGVVTTFLAAQAMPAEATIYMGISAALFATTVVTVLLSGKMISDPYVTTVVRMEALAAGDLDAPIQFTDYRDCVGRMTRAMEVFKQNAETVQHAGAAQQVVVSALGEGLTRLASSDLSYRIDQAFPADYERLRADYNRALDAVADTMTAVTEATSGISNGAIDIRKASDDLSQRTEQQAASLEETAAAMDEITSTVRQTAAGANRANGVVEEARVEAEQSGEVVRRAVDAMSGIERSSNEISEIISVIDGIAFQTNLLALNAGVEAARAGDAGRGFAVVASEVRALAQRSAEAAKDVKTRIMASSEQVDAGVELVSETGKALQRIIGRIAEISTLVSQIATAADQQANGLQQVNTAVSEMDGVTQQNAAMVEEATAAARSLSTEADELARHVARFKIENGTSHAANGNGASNQPVHRLQQRAADAGRRLAAQSRGGRSAAVAVAADDWSEF
- a CDS encoding chemotaxis protein CheA codes for the protein MNLDEIQQIFFQECDEGLAMMEASFALVRQGDYDHETINTIFRAVHSIKGGAGAFGHERLQAFTHEYETLLDLVRNATLSLTPDLLGTIVSAFDMLADHVAAARDGGDAPVDTAMLARLVAAATPTTVADVVPSTPPLDDFDDLFALCEAPAATPAGVGEWRVTFVPGIDALENGGDPLLLLRELGMLDGETVSVDVSRLPLLDDLRPDRSYLGWTVIVPAEAAEDDIRAIFEFMGACELTLTRADVAAPVEDTATDLDDGDEPTVEPAIAPPAGITPVATIVPIADAAASRSAVPPPAQTIRVDLDKLDRLVNLVGELVITQAMLAQRLSEHAMGGISELTDLDHLTRELQESTMAIRAQPMKTVFSRVPRIIRELELETGKRVRLDIVGEMTEVDKTVVERIGEPLTHLIRNAVDHGLETPADRLAAGKSEEGVVTLSAAHHSGRIVITVADDGRGIDRTRVRGKAVERGIIAADAVLSDEDIDNLIFAPGFSTAATVSNISGRGVGMDVVRKNVQALGGRIGINSNFGSGSSFALSLPLTLAVLDGMIVTVGDQTFVIPLSHIVESLRPTDAGVKVLGPTASLLDVRGSYVPVHRVAEQLGIHGAQSDPSQAVLIVVESDTGQAVLMVDSIQDQRQVVVKSLEANYEAIPGLAGATILGDGRVALILDVDALISRWRRDPRLVAAPIGLAA
- a CDS encoding chemotaxis protein CheD (catalyzes the conversion of glutamine residues to glutamate on methyl-accepting chemotaxis receptors); protein product: MPGVSALPRPADGLVRMTIMQGETRVSNDAGVIMTTVLGSCISACLYDPVAKVGGLNHFLLAEPGNGDTDVRSLQRYGVYAMEVLINAMMAMGASRSNLKARIYGGASLRDGFRDIGATNALFARRFLRDERIALVGEDVGGHGARRVEFRPTLGLARCRIAADRPAERPRLVAPPIPAAQLGDVEFF